From one Sorangium aterium genomic stretch:
- a CDS encoding TetR/AcrR family transcriptional regulator codes for MGVMNADEPVERVFTALCEGRLTRDDLTARKIAAFLGQTTMVLYHHFGSLDGFLIRVDGLGWRRLAERLDARARGGADARSLAVGYVEFALCHPDLYWLMAERRFDRARLREQGRLRLARPLWSSFVELLRHHGSRRPEEDTHVLFAGLHGIAMLALSGRSNLGEVSSKIPSSPGRAPPGGPGGTPFNPGEEPNLGEGTATGEEPNLGEGSTANPGEGLAADSEVAFAAARRLADLVLPVRPPEPTASQAGHDRGGPGRRA; via the coding sequence ATGGGTGTGATGAATGCCGATGAACCGGTGGAGCGCGTGTTCACGGCGCTCTGTGAGGGACGGTTGACGCGCGACGATCTGACGGCCCGCAAGATCGCCGCGTTCCTGGGCCAGACGACGATGGTGCTGTATCACCACTTCGGCTCGCTCGACGGATTCCTCATCCGCGTCGATGGCCTCGGGTGGCGGCGGCTCGCCGAGCGCCTCGACGCGCGGGCGCGCGGCGGCGCCGACGCGCGGTCGCTCGCCGTCGGTTACGTCGAGTTCGCGCTGTGCCATCCGGACCTGTACTGGCTGATGGCCGAGCGCCGCTTCGACCGCGCCCGCCTGCGCGAGCAGGGGCGCCTGCGGCTCGCGCGCCCTCTTTGGAGCTCATTCGTCGAGCTCTTGCGCCATCATGGCAGCAGGCGGCCGGAGGAGGATACCCACGTGCTCTTCGCGGGCCTCCATGGCATCGCGATGCTCGCACTGAGCGGGCGCTCCAACCTGGGTGAGGTTTCTTCCAAGATTCCTTCCAGCCCGGGTAGGGCCCCCCCTGGAGGCCCGGGTGGGACCCCATTCAACCCGGGTGAGGAACCGAACCTGGGTGAGGGGACCGCCACGGGTGAGGAACCGAACTTGGGTGAGGGGTCCACCGCCAACCCGGGTGAGGGCCTCGCCGCAGATTCGGAGGTGGCCTTCGCCGCGGCACGCCGTCTCGCGGACCTCGTCCTCCCCGTCCGTCCACCCGAGCCGACCGCCTCCCAGGCGGGCCACGACCGCGGCGGCCCAGGGCGCCGCGCCTGA
- a CDS encoding thrombospondin type 3 repeat-containing protein, with the protein MKRAGTRGVRSRGRRLSVGLLAGLFGLIPPATGWAEDPDTDLDGVVDSQDNCVQTQNPDQADADGDAVGDACDDCSSVANQDQRDSDADGVGDACDNCPVAMNPDQSDAEEDGTGDACDDDDDNDGVLDADDNCPFTANASQMDSDGDGTGDVCEAGDDDGDGIDNDVDNCRDVPNSLQQDRDDDKIGDLCDNCPATRNPNQEDSDGNGIGDFCEPDIDADGDGLRNAEDNCPADQNPGQENADGDSLGDACDPDSDDDGVVDVEDNCAVVSNLFQEDTDGDGTGDACEDDDDNDGVVDTEDNCPHVPNQDQTDGDGDRRGDACDLGADVDGDRDGIPDETDNCPHVPNPDQTDADDNGVGNACEDVDGDGLSDAADNCDEEYNPDQADSDGDGQGDACEEDDDNDGVPDEQDNCTSVPNADQADSDEDYQGDACDVDDADDDNDGVPDGDDNCPLTANADQGDGDADGVGDACDDSGGAGSSGGGSTEPEVSSGLVCAMQRGERGGTLVGLVALLAGALGLGARRRRDHAA; encoded by the coding sequence ATGAAACGTGCGGGGACGAGGGGCGTGCGGTCGCGCGGGCGACGGTTGTCGGTGGGGCTCTTGGCGGGCCTGTTCGGGCTGATCCCGCCGGCCACCGGGTGGGCGGAGGACCCCGATACCGATCTGGATGGGGTGGTGGATTCCCAGGACAACTGCGTGCAGACCCAGAATCCGGATCAAGCGGATGCCGACGGCGATGCGGTCGGCGATGCGTGCGACGACTGCTCGTCCGTCGCCAATCAGGATCAGCGGGATTCGGACGCCGACGGCGTCGGCGACGCTTGCGACAACTGCCCTGTCGCGATGAACCCGGACCAGTCGGATGCGGAGGAGGACGGCACCGGCGACGCCTGCGACGACGATGACGACAACGACGGTGTCCTGGATGCCGACGACAACTGTCCTTTCACGGCGAACGCCAGTCAGATGGACTCCGATGGAGACGGCACCGGCGACGTCTGTGAGGCCGGTGACGACGACGGCGACGGCATCGACAACGACGTCGACAACTGCCGCGACGTCCCGAACTCGCTCCAGCAGGACAGAGACGACGACAAGATCGGCGATCTCTGCGACAACTGCCCTGCCACGCGCAATCCGAACCAGGAGGACAGCGACGGCAACGGCATCGGCGACTTCTGCGAGCCCGACATCGACGCCGACGGCGACGGGCTGCGCAACGCAGAGGACAACTGCCCTGCGGATCAGAACCCTGGCCAGGAGAACGCGGACGGGGACAGCCTCGGCGACGCCTGCGATCCCGACAGCGACGACGATGGCGTGGTCGACGTGGAGGACAACTGCGCTGTCGTGTCCAACCTGTTCCAGGAAGATACGGACGGCGACGGCACCGGCGATGCCTGCGAGGACGACGACGACAACGACGGCGTCGTGGACACGGAGGACAACTGCCCGCACGTGCCCAACCAGGATCAGACCGACGGCGACGGCGACCGCCGCGGCGACGCCTGCGACCTCGGGGCCGACGTCGACGGCGACCGCGACGGCATACCGGACGAGACGGACAACTGCCCGCACGTGCCGAACCCCGATCAGACGGACGCCGACGACAACGGCGTGGGCAACGCTTGCGAGGACGTGGACGGAGACGGCCTGAGCGACGCGGCGGACAACTGCGACGAGGAGTACAACCCCGATCAGGCCGACAGCGACGGCGACGGTCAGGGCGACGCCTGCGAGGAAGACGACGACAACGACGGCGTCCCGGACGAGCAGGACAACTGCACCTCCGTGCCCAACGCGGATCAGGCCGACAGCGACGAGGACTATCAAGGCGACGCCTGCGACGTCGATGACGCGGACGACGACAACGACGGCGTCCCGGACGGCGACGACAACTGCCCGCTCACGGCCAACGCGGATCAGGGGGATGGCGACGCCGACGGGGTCGGCGACGCCTGCGACGACAGCGGTGGTGCGGGTAGCAGCGGCGGCGGGTCCACGGAGCCGGAGGTCTCATCCGGGCTGGTCTGCGCGATGCAGCGAGGCGAGCGCGGCGGTACGCTCGTCGGCCTCGTGGCGCTCCTCGCCGGCGCGCTGGGCCTGGGCGCCCGCCGGCGGCGCGATCACGCAGCGTGA
- a CDS encoding SBBP repeat-containing protein: MRVRWFYPATTAGAALGVVMVGAAALGAAALGCAPELSLSTPAGAGGEGGGAPQSGGEVQWARALGGDGERAGANVAVADDRTAALLGRLTKAEDVALDDESVTPIGEENVFWARLSASDGSGLGLKRFGAFDPQTVNSLVPDGNEGLLVAGEFSGTLEFGGEPRTSAGGRDGYVARLDAEGQELWLQPLGGIGFQAATSVATTATGRLVVAGRFSGALHVGEDRLESAGGSDVFLASFDADGAPLWSERFGDGFDQQARAVAMDERGNAIVVGDFAGTLDLGGDPLESAGDFDVFVASFDALGKHRWSKRFGDAGPQRAKAVAVDGAGNVIVGGEFGATIDLGGGPRTAGEHPAVFVAKLDSKGEHIYSRVIGEDGASLGQLLVDGAGYVVVAGGFRGDTTLADGSVTSAGDDDVFVAKLDPDGGYQWSHRFGGAGADRATSVAIDSDRQVYVTGAFTGKVTFGEKRIEGGEGTDVFVTKLSP, translated from the coding sequence ATGAGGGTGCGGTGGTTCTACCCGGCAACGACAGCCGGCGCGGCGCTCGGCGTCGTGATGGTCGGCGCTGCGGCGCTCGGCGCTGCGGCGCTCGGCTGCGCTCCCGAGCTCAGCCTGTCGACCCCCGCGGGGGCCGGCGGCGAGGGCGGCGGCGCGCCGCAGTCGGGCGGCGAGGTGCAGTGGGCGCGCGCGCTCGGGGGCGACGGAGAGCGTGCAGGGGCGAACGTGGCCGTCGCCGACGACCGCACCGCGGCGCTCCTCGGCAGGCTCACGAAGGCGGAGGACGTGGCCCTCGACGACGAGAGCGTGACCCCGATCGGCGAGGAGAACGTCTTCTGGGCGCGGCTCTCGGCGAGCGACGGGTCGGGGCTCGGGCTGAAGCGCTTCGGTGCGTTCGATCCGCAGACGGTGAACTCGCTCGTGCCGGACGGGAACGAGGGCCTCCTGGTCGCGGGGGAGTTCTCCGGCACGCTGGAGTTCGGCGGCGAGCCGCGGACGAGCGCCGGCGGGCGAGACGGCTACGTCGCGAGGCTCGACGCGGAGGGGCAGGAGCTGTGGCTGCAGCCGCTCGGGGGCATCGGCTTCCAGGCGGCGACGAGCGTGGCGACGACGGCGACGGGGCGCCTCGTCGTGGCCGGGCGCTTCTCGGGCGCGCTGCACGTCGGCGAGGACCGGCTCGAGAGCGCCGGGGGCAGCGACGTGTTCCTGGCCAGCTTCGACGCCGACGGCGCGCCGCTCTGGAGCGAGCGGTTCGGCGACGGCTTCGATCAGCAGGCCCGCGCAGTGGCGATGGACGAGCGCGGCAACGCGATCGTGGTCGGAGATTTCGCCGGCACGCTCGATCTCGGCGGCGATCCCCTGGAGAGCGCCGGGGATTTCGATGTGTTCGTGGCGAGCTTCGACGCGCTCGGCAAGCACCGCTGGAGCAAGCGCTTCGGCGACGCGGGGCCGCAGCGGGCCAAGGCGGTCGCGGTGGACGGGGCGGGCAACGTGATCGTGGGCGGGGAGTTCGGCGCGACGATCGATCTCGGCGGGGGCCCTCGGACGGCCGGAGAGCACCCGGCGGTGTTCGTGGCCAAGCTCGATTCGAAGGGCGAGCACATCTATAGCCGGGTGATCGGCGAGGACGGCGCGTCGCTGGGTCAGCTCCTCGTCGACGGCGCGGGGTACGTGGTCGTGGCGGGGGGGTTCCGCGGAGACACGACGCTGGCGGACGGCTCGGTGACGAGCGCGGGAGACGACGACGTGTTCGTGGCCAAGCTCGATCCGGACGGCGGCTACCAGTGGAGCCACCGCTTCGGCGGCGCTGGCGCGGACCGGGCGACGAGCGTGGCCATCGACAGCGACAGGCAGGTCTACGTGACCGGCGCGTTCACCGGGAAGGTGACGTTCGGGGAGAAGCGGATCGAGGGAGGCGAGGGCACGGACGTGTTCGTGACCAAGCTGTCGCCATGA
- a CDS encoding FAD-dependent oxidoreductase gives MTERAYDKNTAWTHAVIPPMTPLATDHEADVCVVGAGIAGLTTAYLLAKAGKSVVVLDNGAVGGGESGLTTAHITHALDRRWASLTKLHSRSRLRLAARSHTTAIETIERIVAEEKIDCDFRRVHGYLFAAPGSPPATLRDELEAAQRAGLGSTHYVDRAPLLDFDTGPAVRFPDQAQFHIRRYLAGLARAIERDGGKLYTLAHVVDVDEGAVPHEVVVRTARGHRVIAGEAVLATNSPFIPRIAVHLKQAGYRTYVVGLRIPRGAVPPGLYWDTAEPFHYVRLANINGADGPDEVLLVGGEDHKTGQASDADQRHARLEAWARERFTQAGEVLHRWSGEVMETVDGLAYIGRVKKGSRILIATGDCGNGMTHGTIAGLVISDLVQGRESRMASLFDPTRVNLSLAAVSEYAKENLNVACQYASWFGKGDVDDVAQIAPGAGAVVRRGLKKLAVYRDPQGQLHEMSAMCTHLGGVVSWNSAERSWDCRCHGARFDAVGRVLRGPATADLAPIAPSEAPLSAGGSISPPKEREGVAGPTPTVPLPQSRPAT, from the coding sequence ATGACAGAGCGAGCCTACGATAAGAACACCGCCTGGACCCACGCCGTCATCCCTCCGATGACCCCCCTCGCGACCGACCACGAGGCGGACGTGTGCGTCGTCGGCGCGGGGATCGCCGGGCTGACGACGGCATATCTCCTCGCGAAGGCCGGCAAGAGCGTCGTCGTCCTCGACAACGGCGCCGTCGGCGGGGGCGAATCGGGGCTCACCACCGCGCACATCACGCACGCGCTCGATCGGCGCTGGGCCTCGCTCACGAAGCTCCACAGCAGGAGCCGCCTGCGCCTCGCGGCAAGGAGCCACACGACGGCCATCGAGACGATCGAGCGGATCGTCGCGGAAGAGAAGATCGACTGTGACTTCCGGCGCGTCCACGGCTATCTCTTCGCGGCCCCGGGGTCGCCCCCGGCCACCCTCCGGGACGAGCTCGAGGCCGCGCAGCGCGCCGGGCTCGGCTCCACTCATTACGTCGACCGCGCGCCGCTGCTCGATTTCGATACGGGGCCCGCGGTCCGCTTCCCCGATCAAGCGCAGTTTCATATTCGCAGGTACCTCGCGGGGCTCGCGCGGGCGATCGAGCGCGACGGGGGCAAGCTCTACACGCTCGCGCACGTGGTCGACGTCGACGAGGGCGCCGTGCCTCACGAGGTCGTCGTCAGGACGGCCCGCGGGCACCGGGTGATCGCCGGCGAGGCCGTGCTCGCCACGAACTCCCCCTTCATTCCGCGCATCGCCGTGCACCTGAAGCAAGCCGGTTACCGGACCTACGTCGTCGGCCTGCGCATCCCCCGGGGCGCCGTCCCGCCGGGGCTCTACTGGGATACGGCCGAACCGTTCCATTACGTCCGCCTCGCCAACATCAACGGCGCGGACGGCCCGGACGAGGTGCTCCTCGTGGGAGGAGAGGACCACAAGACCGGACAGGCCAGCGACGCGGACCAGCGCCACGCGCGGCTCGAGGCGTGGGCGAGAGAGCGCTTCACGCAGGCCGGCGAGGTGCTGCACCGCTGGTCCGGCGAGGTGATGGAGACGGTCGACGGCCTCGCGTACATCGGTCGCGTCAAGAAGGGCTCGAGGATCCTCATCGCCACCGGCGACTGTGGCAACGGCATGACGCACGGGACGATCGCAGGCCTCGTGATCTCGGATCTCGTGCAGGGCCGCGAGAGCCGGATGGCGTCGCTCTTCGATCCCACCCGCGTCAACCTGAGCCTGGCCGCCGTCTCCGAGTACGCGAAGGAAAACCTCAATGTCGCGTGCCAGTACGCCTCATGGTTCGGCAAGGGCGATGTCGATGACGTGGCGCAGATCGCGCCCGGCGCCGGCGCCGTCGTGCGCAGGGGCCTGAAGAAGCTCGCCGTCTACCGGGATCCGCAAGGGCAGCTCCACGAGATGTCGGCGATGTGTACGCACCTCGGCGGCGTGGTCTCGTGGAACTCCGCGGAGCGCAGCTGGGACTGCCGCTGTCACGGCGCCCGCTTCGACGCCGTGGGCCGCGTCCTTCGAGGCCCGGCGACGGCCGATCTCGCGCCGATCGCGCCGAGCGAGGCGCCCCTCAGCGCAGGAGGATCCATCTCGCCGCCGAAGGAGCGGGAGGGGGTCGCCGGCCCGACGCCCACCGTGCCGCTGCCGCAGAGTCGCCCGGCCACGTGA
- a CDS encoding PE-PGRS family protein → MGLPLGCDGCDSEPEDGATSSASGVGGAGGQGGEGGVGGQGGAGAGGGQGGEGGAGGSGGVGGAGGQGGEAGAGGSGGVGGAGGSGGVGGAGGQGGEAGAGASGGVGGAGSGGGAGGSGGGEPPAFLGDALWGRGAGDAKNERIEAIAADPHENVVLVGGFETSINFGGEADALVSEGDLDLFVVKLDAAGGHVWSRRFGDKSEQVAFAVATDSIGNVVVAGEFEGTLNFGADPSTALVSAGGKDLFVAKLDADGNHVFSKRFGGELDQGATAVAVTEAGEIVVLGMVDGSINFSEDPGTALEGSGSPNVVVAKLDPSGGHLWSRRFGSAESWQRFRSVAVGESALYAAGAFGGKLEIDGHAVESAVDGSRDGEPIYGIDGLVLRFDLASGGLAWARSLGAAGEQFAKFVTLGLDGHPVVLGNYSAPFRVGSTDIEQAPVGEYDLYLARLDAGTGAPLAARGLPSAGDEFVWGFSQDPWGNHVLSGYFTEALELGGAPVEIEPPESGDAFVAKLSQDFSEELWSDVYRDGVFCFATAQAVTGSGNTVAAGLFHGARIELGGGLPAIEHSAPAGDRSNADVFLVTLSP, encoded by the coding sequence ATGGGACTTCCCCTGGGCTGCGACGGCTGCGACTCGGAGCCCGAGGACGGCGCCACCTCGTCGGCGAGCGGCGTCGGGGGCGCCGGCGGGCAAGGCGGCGAAGGCGGCGTCGGCGGGCAGGGCGGGGCCGGAGCCGGCGGCGGGCAAGGCGGTGAAGGCGGCGCCGGCGGCAGCGGTGGAGTCGGAGGCGCCGGCGGGCAAGGGGGCGAAGCGGGCGCCGGCGGCAGCGGTGGAGTCGGAGGCGCCGGCGGCAGCGGTGGAGTGGGAGGCGCCGGCGGGCAAGGTGGCGAAGCGGGCGCGGGCGCATCAGGTGGAGTGGGGGGCGCAGGAAGCGGCGGCGGCGCGGGCGGAAGTGGTGGCGGCGAGCCTCCGGCGTTCCTCGGAGATGCCCTGTGGGGGCGCGGCGCCGGCGATGCCAAGAACGAGCGAATCGAGGCGATCGCTGCAGATCCGCACGAGAACGTCGTCCTGGTCGGCGGCTTCGAGACTTCGATCAACTTCGGCGGTGAGGCGGACGCCCTCGTGAGCGAGGGTGATCTCGACCTCTTCGTCGTGAAGCTCGACGCAGCGGGGGGCCACGTCTGGAGCAGGCGTTTCGGCGACAAGTCCGAGCAGGTTGCGTTCGCGGTGGCCACGGATTCGATCGGCAACGTCGTCGTCGCCGGGGAGTTCGAGGGAACCCTCAACTTCGGCGCGGACCCGAGCACGGCGCTCGTGAGCGCCGGTGGGAAGGACCTCTTCGTTGCCAAGCTCGACGCCGACGGCAACCACGTCTTCAGCAAGCGCTTTGGCGGCGAGCTCGACCAGGGCGCCACGGCCGTGGCCGTCACCGAGGCGGGCGAGATCGTCGTCCTCGGCATGGTCGACGGCAGCATCAATTTCAGCGAGGATCCCGGGACCGCGCTCGAGGGGAGCGGCAGTCCCAACGTCGTCGTCGCGAAGCTCGACCCGAGCGGCGGCCACCTCTGGAGCCGGCGATTCGGGTCCGCGGAGAGCTGGCAGCGCTTCCGCAGCGTCGCGGTCGGCGAGTCGGCCCTCTACGCGGCCGGCGCGTTCGGCGGAAAGCTCGAGATCGACGGCCACGCCGTGGAGAGCGCCGTCGACGGCTCGCGCGACGGCGAGCCGATCTACGGCATCGATGGGCTCGTTCTGCGGTTCGATCTCGCATCGGGCGGCCTCGCCTGGGCTCGGTCGCTCGGCGCCGCCGGCGAGCAGTTCGCCAAGTTCGTCACCCTCGGGCTCGACGGCCATCCGGTCGTCCTCGGCAACTACAGCGCTCCGTTCCGCGTCGGGTCCACGGACATCGAGCAGGCTCCGGTCGGGGAGTACGACCTCTACCTGGCCCGGCTCGACGCAGGGACGGGTGCGCCGCTCGCCGCCCGCGGGCTTCCCTCCGCGGGCGACGAGTTCGTCTGGGGCTTCTCGCAGGATCCCTGGGGCAACCACGTGCTGAGCGGTTACTTCACGGAGGCGCTCGAGCTCGGCGGGGCGCCGGTCGAGATCGAGCCGCCCGAGTCGGGCGATGCGTTCGTCGCGAAGCTCAGCCAGGACTTCTCCGAGGAGCTCTGGTCCGACGTCTACCGCGATGGGGTCTTCTGCTTCGCCACGGCCCAGGCCGTCACCGGCAGCGGGAACACCGTCGCCGCCGGCCTCTTCCACGGCGCGCGGATCGAGCTCGGCGGAGGCCTCCCCGCCATCGAGCACAGCGCGCCTGCGGGCGACCGAAGCAACGCCGACGTCTTCCTCGTCACCCTGTCGCCGTGA
- a CDS encoding KGG domain-containing protein, translated as MAQQHGQSSSRGFAAMDQKQQRAIASMGGKAAHEKGTAHEFSSEEARAAGRKGGASVSQNREHMAAIGRKGGAAVSQNRGHMAQIGRKGGESRSDGPSGAPGEGEREGEQGSSTAQRADQQRNEAN; from the coding sequence ATGGCACAGCAACACGGTCAGAGCAGCAGTCGTGGGTTCGCGGCGATGGACCAGAAGCAGCAACGCGCGATCGCGAGCATGGGCGGCAAGGCCGCGCACGAGAAGGGCACGGCCCACGAGTTCAGCTCCGAGGAGGCCCGCGCAGCCGGCCGCAAGGGCGGCGCGAGCGTGAGCCAGAATCGCGAGCACATGGCCGCGATCGGCCGCAAAGGCGGCGCGGCCGTGAGCCAGAACCGCGGACACATGGCGCAGATCGGGCGCAAGGGCGGCGAGTCGCGCAGCGACGGACCGAGCGGCGCGCCGGGTGAGGGCGAGCGCGAGGGCGAGCAGGGCAGCAGCACCGCGCAGCGCGCCGACCAGCAGCGCAACGAAGCCAACTGA
- a CDS encoding phosphatase PAP2 family protein produces the protein MQERLTTDCDEVAGSGGLVDVEREGALLKDALRGLVGVFALHDVILIGYLVLTTMFLLGAPPTELRAQSMNRNLAGIAALVSVCLLVRRATFLAPLLRSVLYRLSLVGAFLLNYLSLRTLLPAVRSDSVDAELLHLDLLLFHVEPALWMERFNTRPIVEWFSFFYFSYFLICFLSMVLAVWVARPGRGTTEYAVGSTLVYCVGQLGYMAVPAYGPIKALSHLYQGPLDGGFFWGCVSSVVQAGGAMKDVFPSLHTAAPLWFALYTFHRARTDRRLFWLAVVAAFFSMNIIVSTMLLRWHYAVDVVAGVVLAVGTAWLTPRLVRWEEGLRARLGQPQPWSFR, from the coding sequence ATGCAAGAGAGGCTCACAACGGACTGTGACGAGGTCGCCGGCTCCGGCGGGCTGGTCGACGTCGAGCGCGAAGGCGCGCTGTTGAAGGACGCTCTACGCGGCCTGGTCGGCGTGTTCGCTCTCCACGACGTGATCCTCATCGGCTATCTCGTCTTGACGACGATGTTCCTGCTCGGGGCGCCGCCGACGGAGCTGCGAGCGCAGTCCATGAACCGCAATCTCGCGGGCATCGCCGCCCTGGTGTCCGTCTGTTTGCTCGTTCGTCGCGCCACGTTCCTGGCGCCGCTGCTCCGGAGCGTGCTTTACCGACTCTCGCTCGTCGGCGCCTTCCTCCTCAACTACCTGTCGCTCCGGACCCTTCTGCCGGCGGTCCGGAGCGATAGCGTCGACGCGGAGCTCCTCCACCTCGACCTCCTCCTCTTCCACGTCGAGCCAGCCCTCTGGATGGAGCGCTTCAACACGCGCCCGATCGTGGAGTGGTTCTCCTTCTTCTATTTCAGCTACTTCTTGATCTGTTTCCTCTCGATGGTGCTGGCGGTCTGGGTCGCCCGCCCCGGCCGGGGGACGACGGAGTACGCGGTCGGCTCCACGCTCGTCTACTGTGTTGGCCAGCTCGGCTACATGGCGGTCCCTGCGTACGGCCCGATCAAGGCGCTGAGCCACCTCTACCAGGGGCCGCTGGACGGCGGCTTCTTCTGGGGCTGCGTGAGCAGCGTCGTGCAGGCCGGCGGCGCGATGAAGGACGTCTTTCCCTCCTTGCACACCGCCGCGCCGCTCTGGTTCGCCCTCTATACGTTCCACCGCGCGCGCACCGACCGGCGCCTCTTCTGGCTTGCCGTGGTGGCCGCGTTCTTCTCCATGAACATCATCGTCTCCACCATGCTCCTCCGCTGGCACTACGCGGTCGACGTGGTCGCCGGCGTCGTCCTGGCCGTTGGCACGGCGTGGCTCACGCCGCGGCTAGTCCGCTGGGAAGAGGGCCTCCGCGCCCGCCTGGGTCAGCCGCAGCCGTGGAGCTTCCGGTAA
- a CDS encoding ABC transporter ATP-binding protein has product MEPKTSLQRAPGAPVLPDTPFRFIVHFVGRYRAWYLAMFVFESAHASCGIMIPYAIGQVIQGVTQASGAGRAVLSGRLRDALTLFVALIAGEFLFSRIAGLCQILVGPWQRQNVTRNLYAYLQHHSHRYFSNNFAGALAHRISETSMGVSQTLWAILFDFWPIAIVFSVSIGLLYRAHPALAAVVSAWAVLFVGISYWLATRCQPHAVRAASARSETTGKLVDSVTNLTSARLFARFGFERAYLDEQLKQELRAVRRSNWYSERVRWFQFASAALLKVGTLYQSLRLWERGDIGVAEFVMATSLSLLIINEARNLSRRFLEFFEFVGNVANGVNTIVRSHELVDRPEAVAPTVERGRIELRDVTFGYTPDRPIFEGLNVTIPRGQRVGLVGFSGSGKSTFVSLILRLYDIDSGHILIDGVDIRDMTQDALHAQLSLIPQDPSLFHRTLLENIRYGRLNATDAEVVEAARKAHAHEFIMQMKEQYHSMVGERGVKLSGGQRQRIAIARVILKDAPILLLDEATSSLDSITEQAIQDTLDDVMKEKTVLVVAHRLSTVVHLDRILVFENGRIIEDGTHAELLARNGAYKRLWSKQSDGFLPVSAAEEPAAMEAPTVRVHEAPRLQPAADRADELPLGTPLKAWEAPLA; this is encoded by the coding sequence GTGGAACCCAAGACATCTCTTCAGCGCGCCCCCGGCGCTCCGGTGCTCCCGGACACGCCCTTCCGCTTCATCGTTCACTTCGTCGGTCGTTACCGTGCCTGGTACCTGGCGATGTTCGTGTTCGAGTCGGCCCACGCCTCGTGCGGCATCATGATCCCGTACGCCATCGGGCAGGTCATCCAGGGGGTCACGCAGGCGTCGGGCGCTGGCCGGGCCGTGCTGAGCGGACGGCTGCGCGACGCGCTGACGCTGTTCGTCGCGCTCATCGCCGGCGAGTTCCTGTTCAGCCGGATCGCCGGCCTCTGCCAGATCCTCGTCGGGCCGTGGCAGCGCCAGAACGTGACCCGCAATCTGTACGCGTACCTCCAGCATCACTCCCATCGTTACTTCAGCAACAACTTCGCCGGAGCGCTCGCCCACCGGATCAGCGAGACGTCGATGGGGGTCTCGCAGACCCTGTGGGCCATCCTCTTCGATTTCTGGCCCATCGCCATCGTCTTCTCGGTCTCGATCGGGCTGCTCTACCGCGCTCACCCGGCGCTCGCCGCGGTCGTCTCGGCCTGGGCGGTGCTGTTCGTCGGCATCTCCTACTGGCTCGCGACCCGGTGCCAGCCCCACGCGGTGCGCGCCGCGTCGGCGCGGAGCGAGACCACAGGCAAGCTCGTCGACTCGGTCACGAACCTCACGAGCGCGCGGCTCTTCGCCCGGTTCGGCTTCGAGCGCGCGTACCTCGACGAGCAGCTCAAGCAGGAGCTCCGCGCGGTGCGCCGATCGAACTGGTACTCCGAGCGCGTGCGCTGGTTCCAGTTCGCCTCCGCCGCGCTGCTCAAGGTGGGGACGCTCTACCAATCGCTCAGGCTCTGGGAGCGCGGCGACATCGGCGTCGCCGAGTTCGTCATGGCGACGAGCCTGTCGCTCCTCATCATCAACGAGGCGCGCAACCTCAGCCGCCGCTTCCTCGAGTTCTTCGAGTTCGTCGGCAACGTCGCGAACGGGGTGAACACCATCGTCCGCTCCCATGAGCTCGTCGACCGCCCCGAGGCCGTCGCCCCGACGGTCGAGCGCGGCCGGATCGAGCTCCGGGACGTGACCTTCGGGTACACGCCCGATCGGCCGATCTTCGAGGGCCTCAACGTGACGATCCCGCGCGGCCAGCGCGTCGGGCTCGTCGGCTTCTCCGGCTCCGGCAAATCCACCTTCGTCAGCCTCATCCTGCGTCTCTACGACATCGACTCCGGTCACATCCTGATCGACGGCGTGGACATCCGCGACATGACGCAGGACGCGCTGCACGCGCAGCTCAGCCTGATCCCGCAGGACCCGAGCCTCTTCCACAGGACGCTCCTCGAGAACATCCGCTATGGCCGGCTGAACGCGACCGACGCAGAGGTGGTCGAGGCCGCGCGGAAGGCGCACGCGCACGAGTTCATCATGCAGATGAAGGAGCAGTATCACTCCATGGTCGGCGAGCGCGGCGTCAAGCTCTCGGGCGGCCAGCGCCAGCGCATCGCCATCGCGCGGGTCATCCTGAAGGACGCGCCGATCCTCCTCCTCGACGAGGCGACCTCGAGCCTCGACTCGATCACCGAGCAGGCCATCCAGGACACGCTGGACGACGTCATGAAGGAGAAGACGGTGCTCGTCGTCGCCCATCGCCTCTCGACGGTGGTCCACCTCGACCGCATCCTGGTGTTCGAGAACGGCCGGATCATCGAGGACGGCACCCACGCCGAGCTGCTCGCGCGAAACGGGGCCTACAAGCGGCTCTGGAGCAAACAGTCGGACGGATTTCTGCCGGTGAGCGCCGCCGAGGAGCCTGCGGCGATGGAGGCGCCGACGGTCCGCGTGCACGAAGCACCGCGGCTCCAGCCGGCGGCTGACCGCGCCGACGAGCTCCCGCTGGGTACTCCGCTGAAAGCGTGGGAGGCACCGCTCGCCTGA